From Frateuria aurantia DSM 6220, one genomic window encodes:
- a CDS encoding PIG-L deacetylase family protein, producing the protein MPLPDAGTRLMVVAPHPDDETLGCAELMQAVRDAGGEVAIVLLTDGEANPWPQRWVERRWRLEAADRRRWGALRQAEMRSALQCMGLDGIRLIRFGWPDLGVTSLLLDPRGDAVAALLREIQAFAPSMVLGPDLSDRHPDHGSAHVLLRLALHACGTSAPRMLGYGLHGGGATKGGWQLTSIDMGWTLRKRAAMECYASQLRLSGGRFRRLVRRPEIYLPPSQAAIAVDGRVRLPWRPGWLARRAGLRLLARDAGGLQSWSWDRAPLARRGDGGYDLQRQDRPWSKGPCFLRLESGGGGPWIFDTWGWWCVGPGDVDV; encoded by the coding sequence ATGCCTTTGCCGGATGCCGGTACCCGTTTGATGGTGGTGGCTCCTCATCCGGATGATGAGACCTTGGGCTGCGCCGAGCTGATGCAGGCGGTGCGGGATGCTGGTGGCGAGGTGGCCATCGTGTTGCTGACGGATGGCGAGGCCAATCCATGGCCGCAGCGCTGGGTCGAGCGGCGCTGGCGACTGGAGGCCGCCGATCGTCGGCGCTGGGGGGCTCTGCGGCAGGCCGAGATGCGGTCCGCCCTGCAATGCATGGGTCTGGACGGGATCCGTTTGATCCGGTTCGGCTGGCCGGATCTGGGGGTCACTTCGCTGCTGCTTGATCCGCGCGGGGATGCAGTGGCGGCATTGCTGCGCGAGATCCAGGCGTTTGCGCCGAGCATGGTGCTGGGTCCGGACCTTTCGGACCGGCATCCCGATCATGGCAGTGCCCATGTGCTGTTGCGGCTGGCGCTGCATGCATGCGGGACGTCGGCACCCCGAATGCTGGGTTACGGCCTGCATGGAGGCGGGGCGACGAAGGGCGGCTGGCAATTGACGAGCATCGATATGGGCTGGACACTGCGCAAGCGGGCCGCGATGGAATGCTATGCCAGCCAGTTGCGACTCAGCGGGGGACGGTTTCGCCGGCTGGTCCGACGCCCGGAGATCTATCTGCCCCCGTCACAGGCGGCTATCGCGGTGGATGGCCGCGTGCGGCTGCCCTGGCGACCGGGATGGCTGGCTCGCAGGGCCGGCCTGCGGCTGCTGGCGCGGGACGCTGGCGGACTGCAATCATGGTCGTGGGACCGGGCGCCTCTGGCGCGTCGTGGGGACGGGGGCTATGATCTGCAGCGACAGGATCGGCCATGGTCCAAAGGCCCGTGTTTTCTGCGTCTGGAGTCAGGTGGCGGCGGGCCATGGATCTTCGATACCTGGGGCTGGTGGTGTGTCGGGCCGGGCGATGTGGACGTATAG
- a CDS encoding PilZ domain-containing protein: METGFDQRTQGPLALRFAGMTQLQASYMPYLRHGGLFIATGRRYRLGDPVAASISLADHFEQLTVHGEVAWITPPGAQGNRIPGVGIQFSADEAVQNVRALIEGLLTQHGLPTVTSNTI; encoded by the coding sequence ATGGAAACGGGTTTCGATCAACGCACGCAAGGTCCGCTGGCCCTGCGCTTTGCCGGAATGACCCAGCTCCAGGCCAGTTACATGCCTTATCTGCGCCACGGCGGATTGTTCATTGCCACCGGGCGACGCTACCGGCTGGGCGACCCGGTCGCCGCCAGCATCAGTCTGGCCGATCACTTCGAGCAGCTGACGGTTCATGGTGAAGTGGCCTGGATCACGCCGCCAGGCGCCCAGGGCAATCGGATACCGGGTGTCGGCATCCAGTTTTCCGCTGACGAGGCGGTGCAGAACGTCCGCGCGCTGATTGAAGGCCTGCTGACCCAGCATGGCCTGCCTACGGTGACATCCAACACCATATAG
- a CDS encoding NADH-quinone oxidoreductase subunit A, with protein MLVEYWPILLFIGVAVGLGIALLGIGLVAAPRNPDPEKLTAYECGFEAFEDARMRFDVRYYLLAILFIIFDLEIAFLFPWAVVFKQLGLVGLTEMATFLLLLVVGFAYVWKKGALEWE; from the coding sequence GTGCTTGTCGAATACTGGCCCATTTTGCTGTTTATTGGCGTGGCGGTCGGCCTGGGCATCGCCCTGCTGGGCATCGGACTGGTGGCGGCGCCACGCAATCCCGATCCGGAAAAGCTCACCGCTTACGAGTGTGGCTTCGAAGCTTTCGAAGATGCCCGCATGCGCTTTGACGTGCGTTATTACCTGCTGGCGATTCTGTTCATCATCTTCGATCTCGAAATCGCCTTCCTGTTTCCCTGGGCTGTGGTGTTCAAGCAGCTCGGTCTGGTCGGTCTGACCGAAATGGCCACCTTCCTGCTGCTGCTGGTGGTCGGATTTGCCTACGTGTGGAAGAAGGGAGCACTCGAATGGGAGTGA
- a CDS encoding NuoB/complex I 20 kDa subunit family protein, translating into MGVIAGVDRLMHNPEPLNLVDDILRPAESNPLVQRGVVTTSVDALMNWARTGSMWPMTFGLACCAVEMMHAGTSRMDLDRYGVVFRASPRQSDVMIVAGTLVNKMAPALRRVYDQMPDPKWVISMGSCANGGGYYHYSYSVVRGCDRIVPVDIYVPGCPPTAEALIHGILQLQKKIRRTQTIAR; encoded by the coding sequence ATGGGAGTGATAGCTGGTGTCGACCGTTTGATGCACAACCCCGAGCCGTTGAATCTGGTCGACGACATCCTGCGTCCGGCGGAGAGCAATCCGCTGGTCCAGCGCGGGGTGGTGACCACCTCGGTGGATGCGCTGATGAACTGGGCGCGGACTGGCTCGATGTGGCCGATGACCTTCGGCCTGGCCTGCTGTGCAGTGGAAATGATGCATGCCGGCACTTCGCGCATGGATCTTGACCGCTACGGGGTGGTGTTCCGTGCCAGCCCCCGCCAGAGCGACGTGATGATCGTCGCTGGCACCCTGGTCAACAAGATGGCGCCGGCCTTGCGTCGGGTCTATGACCAGATGCCCGATCCCAAATGGGTGATCTCGATGGGCAGCTGCGCCAACGGCGGTGGCTATTACCATTATTCCTATTCCGTGGTCCGCGGCTGCGATCGCATCGTGCCGGTCGATATCTATGTGCCTGGCTGCCCGCCGACGGCGGAAGCGCTGATCCACGGCATCCTCCAGTTGCAGAAGAAGATCCGTCGCACACAAACGATTGCGCGCTGA
- a CDS encoding NADH-quinone oxidoreductase subunit C — protein sequence MSNTQPQTLAVQLAARFGDGVSVTTERRETMLEVPAADLLAVATALRDEADFRFQELIDLAGVDFLGYGQGEWDTNSFAGNGFSRGVTGATVGRFSWEGRPHPGKRPRRFAITVQLLSLHHNRRLRLRVYAEDDQLPLIPSLTDIWPGVNWFEREAFDLFGIVFEGHPDLRRLLTDYGFVGHPFRKDFPLIGNVEVRYDASQKRVVYQPVSIEPRVLVPRALRNDSDLEQAKAESADHWREN from the coding sequence ATGAGCAATACGCAGCCCCAAACGCTGGCCGTGCAGTTGGCTGCACGGTTTGGCGACGGCGTGTCCGTCACCACCGAACGTCGCGAGACCATGCTGGAAGTGCCGGCTGCCGATCTGCTGGCCGTGGCGACCGCCTTGCGTGACGAGGCGGACTTCCGGTTCCAGGAGCTGATCGATCTGGCCGGCGTCGACTTTCTCGGCTACGGCCAGGGTGAGTGGGATACCAACAGTTTCGCCGGCAACGGATTTTCCCGCGGCGTGACCGGTGCCACGGTGGGTCGTTTCAGCTGGGAAGGGCGCCCGCATCCCGGCAAGCGTCCGCGCCGCTTCGCGATCACGGTGCAACTTCTGTCGCTGCACCACAACCGGCGTCTGCGGCTGCGCGTCTATGCCGAAGATGATCAGCTGCCGCTGATCCCTTCGTTGACGGATATCTGGCCGGGCGTCAACTGGTTCGAGCGCGAAGCCTTCGACCTGTTCGGCATCGTGTTCGAGGGACACCCGGATCTGCGGCGCCTGCTCACCGATTACGGTTTTGTCGGCCATCCCTTCCGCAAGGACTTTCCGCTGATCGGCAATGTCGAGGTGCGTTATGACGCCAGCCAGAAGCGGGTGGTGTACCAGCCAGTGTCGATCGAGCCACGGGTGCTGGTGCCGCGCGCGCTGCGCAACGACTCCGATCTGGAGCAGGCCAAGGCCGAGTCGGCCGATCACTGGCGGGAGAATTGA
- a CDS encoding NADH-quinone oxidoreductase subunit D gives MNFGPQHPAAHGVLRLVLEMDGETVVRADPHVGLLHRGTEKLAESKPFNQSIGYMDRLDYVSMMCNEHAYVRSIETLLGIEVPERAQYIRTMFDEITRILNHLMWIGSNALDLGAMAVMLYAFREREDLMDVYEAVSGARMHAAYYRPGGVYRDLPDQMPQYRESPWHKGADLKRLNSWREGSMLDYLDAFTANFPKCVDEYEELLTNNRIWKQRTVGIGVISPETALAWGMTGAMVRGSGMAWDLRKKQPYAKYAEMDFDIPVGVNGDCYDRYLVRVEEMRQSNRIIRQCVQWLRANPGPVIAQNYKVAPPRRAEMKDNMEALIHHFKLFTEGYGVPAGETYQAVEAPKGEFGCYMISDGANKPFRVHLRAPGFAHLSSMDTIVRGYMLADVVAMVGTYDLVFGEVDR, from the coding sequence ATGAACTTCGGTCCCCAGCATCCGGCGGCCCATGGTGTGCTGCGCCTGGTCCTGGAGATGGACGGCGAAACCGTGGTCCGCGCCGACCCGCATGTCGGGCTGCTGCATCGCGGCACCGAAAAGCTGGCCGAGTCCAAGCCGTTCAACCAGTCGATCGGTTATATGGATCGACTGGATTACGTGTCGATGATGTGCAACGAACATGCCTATGTACGCTCGATCGAGACCTTGCTGGGGATCGAGGTGCCGGAGCGCGCCCAGTACATCCGCACCATGTTCGACGAGATCACCCGCATTCTCAATCATCTGATGTGGATCGGCTCGAATGCCCTGGATCTGGGCGCGATGGCGGTGATGCTTTACGCCTTCCGCGAGCGCGAGGATCTGATGGATGTCTATGAGGCCGTGTCCGGTGCGCGGATGCACGCGGCCTATTACCGGCCAGGCGGTGTCTATCGCGATCTGCCTGACCAGATGCCGCAGTATCGCGAGTCGCCCTGGCACAAGGGCGCTGATCTGAAGCGCCTCAACAGCTGGCGCGAAGGCTCGATGCTGGACTACCTCGATGCCTTCACCGCCAATTTTCCGAAGTGCGTGGATGAATACGAAGAGCTGCTGACCAACAACCGCATCTGGAAGCAGCGCACGGTCGGCATCGGTGTGATTTCTCCGGAAACCGCATTGGCCTGGGGCATGACGGGCGCCATGGTGCGCGGTTCGGGCATGGCCTGGGATCTGCGCAAGAAGCAGCCCTATGCCAAATATGCCGAGATGGACTTCGATATTCCGGTCGGCGTCAATGGCGACTGCTACGACCGTTACCTGGTCCGTGTCGAGGAAATGCGCCAGTCCAACCGCATCATCCGCCAGTGCGTGCAATGGCTGCGCGCCAACCCCGGACCGGTCATCGCGCAGAACTACAAGGTGGCACCGCCCAGGCGCGCCGAAATGAAGGACAACATGGAAGCGTTGATCCATCACTTCAAGTTGTTCACCGAAGGCTATGGCGTGCCGGCTGGCGAGACCTATCAGGCTGTCGAGGCGCCCAAGGGCGAATTCGGCTGCTACATGATTTCCGACGGCGCCAACAAGCCGTTCCGGGTCCATCTGCGGGCGCCGGGATTTGCCCATCTTTCGTCCATGGACACCATCGTGCGCGGCTATATGCTCGCCGACGTGGTGGCCATGGTCGGTACCTACGACCTGGTCTTTGGCGAGGTGGATCGCTGA
- the nuoE gene encoding NADH-quinone oxidoreductase subunit NuoE — MKATGHADQVAHVDPLVALNEHTRKHIDHWLTKFPPDRKRSALIQSLFAAQEQNQGFLTDELIVAVARYLQLPEIWAYEVASFYSMLETRPVGRNNVAICTNVSCWLKGAEGLVSHCEKKLGIKLGESTPDGRIYLKEEQECIAACAHAPAMTVNGHYHERLSVEAIDQILDGLK; from the coding sequence ATGAAAGCCACAGGACATGCCGATCAGGTTGCCCATGTCGATCCGCTGGTCGCGCTGAACGAGCACACCCGCAAGCATATCGACCACTGGCTGACCAAGTTTCCCCCGGACCGCAAGCGTTCGGCCCTGATCCAGTCGCTGTTCGCGGCCCAGGAACAGAACCAGGGTTTTCTCACTGACGAGCTGATCGTCGCCGTGGCCCGTTATCTGCAATTGCCTGAGATCTGGGCCTACGAGGTGGCCAGCTTCTATTCGATGCTGGAGACCCGCCCGGTAGGCCGCAACAACGTGGCAATCTGCACCAATGTCTCCTGCTGGCTGAAGGGCGCCGAAGGGCTGGTCAGTCATTGTGAGAAGAAGTTGGGCATCAAGCTGGGTGAGAGCACGCCCGACGGGCGGATCTACCTGAAAGAAGAGCAGGAGTGCATTGCCGCCTGCGCACATGCGCCGGCAATGACCGTCAACGGGCATTACCACGAGCGTCTGTCGGTCGAAGCGATCGATCAGATTCTTGATGGCTTGAAGTGA
- the nuoF gene encoding NADH-quinone oxidoreductase subunit NuoF has translation MAVGPAPQEHNVVFTTLHFDKPWALDSYVQVGGYEAWKKILAEKPDPASLIDELKKSNLRGRGGAGFPTGMKWSFMPKGDMQKYMLCNADESEPGTCKDRDILRYNPHAVIEGIAIGCYITGSTVGYAYLRGEFHHEPFEHLEEALAEAYAAGLLGKNVLGSGVDADIYAALGAGAYICGEETALMESLEGKKGQPRFKPPFPAAFGIYGKPTTINNVETFASVPSILHKGADWFLAQSKTKNGGPKVFSVSGCVQRGGNFEVPLGTTFDELLEMAGGLYPGRTLKAAIPGGVSMPVLKAEQLQGLQMDYDTLRALGTGLGSGAIVVLDDTVCTVKFTRRISQFFHRESCGQCTPCREGTGWMHRVLDRIVAGGGTMDDLHRLKAIAGQIEGHTICAFGEAASWPIQGFLRQFWHEFEYYIEHGHSIVDDRLGVAA, from the coding sequence ATGGCAGTCGGACCCGCACCCCAGGAACACAACGTCGTTTTCACCACCCTGCATTTCGACAAGCCGTGGGCGCTGGACAGCTACGTCCAGGTCGGGGGCTACGAGGCATGGAAGAAGATTCTCGCCGAGAAACCCGATCCGGCGAGCCTGATCGACGAGCTGAAGAAGAGCAATCTGCGCGGCCGCGGCGGCGCCGGTTTCCCCACCGGCATGAAGTGGTCCTTCATGCCCAAAGGCGATATGCAGAAATACATGCTCTGCAATGCCGATGAATCCGAGCCCGGCACCTGCAAGGATCGCGACATCCTGCGCTACAACCCGCATGCGGTGATCGAAGGCATTGCCATCGGCTGTTATATCACCGGCTCGACGGTGGGCTACGCCTATCTGCGCGGCGAATTCCACCACGAGCCCTTCGAGCATCTGGAAGAGGCCCTGGCCGAAGCCTATGCCGCCGGCCTGCTGGGCAAGAACGTGCTGGGCAGCGGCGTCGATGCCGACATCTATGCCGCTCTCGGCGCCGGTGCCTATATCTGCGGCGAAGAAACCGCGCTGATGGAATCGCTGGAAGGCAAGAAGGGCCAGCCGCGCTTCAAGCCGCCGTTCCCGGCCGCCTTCGGCATCTACGGCAAGCCCACCACCATCAACAATGTCGAGACCTTTGCCTCGGTGCCCTCCATCCTGCACAAGGGCGCGGACTGGTTTCTGGCCCAGAGCAAGACCAAGAACGGCGGTCCCAAGGTGTTTTCGGTATCGGGTTGCGTGCAGCGGGGCGGCAATTTCGAAGTGCCGCTGGGCACCACCTTCGACGAGTTGCTGGAAATGGCCGGCGGACTGTATCCCGGGCGTACCCTGAAGGCGGCGATTCCCGGTGGCGTGTCGATGCCGGTGCTGAAGGCCGAGCAGCTGCAAGGCCTGCAGATGGATTACGACACCTTGCGCGCGCTGGGCACCGGCCTGGGTTCCGGCGCCATCGTGGTACTGGATGACACGGTCTGCACGGTGAAATTCACCCGCCGCATCTCGCAGTTCTTCCACCGTGAATCCTGCGGTCAGTGCACGCCTTGCCGCGAAGGCACCGGCTGGATGCACCGGGTGCTGGACCGCATCGTCGCCGGTGGCGGCACCATGGATGATCTGCATCGGCTGAAGGCCATTGCCGGCCAGATCGAAGGGCATACCATCTGCGCCTTCGGCGAGGCTGCTTCCTGGCCGATCCAGGGTTTCCTGCGCCAGTTCTGGCATGAATTCGAGTACTACATCGAGCACGGTCATTCCATCGTCGATGACCGGCTGGGAGTCGCTGCATGA
- the nuoG gene encoding NADH-quinone oxidoreductase subunit NuoG produces the protein MSAQPVNQAPPDQVNIEINGLALQVPKGSMIIHAADKAGIPIPRFCYHRKLPIAANCRMCLVEVEMGGRPMPKPQPACATPVGEGMKVFTRTEGALKAQRNVMEFLLINHPLDCPICDQGGECELQDISLGYGRGVSRYVERKRTVADENLGPLVATEMTRCIQCTRCVRFTSEIAGSYELGGINRGDNLQIGTYIGKTVETELSGNIIDVCPVGALTNKVFKFQARAWELIARPSIGYHDALGSNLWLHTRRGAVLRTVPRDNESINECWLSDRDRYSHQGLQSADRLAQPRLKRDGLWVDVSWEEALNTAAGILRKAGPELGVLVNPASTCEEGELLRRLATGLGTAHLDHRLRQLDLADAPLARRFAVPVAEVPKVKAALLVGSDLRYELPLLNHRLHQAWKQGARIFAVNPAAYHFNYDLAGAAVVAPQHLVDTLLGFAAAAAELGAGVPAPLQQALSGVEPDELARTAVKALQAGPAVIILGEAAVLHPQASWLRALADFIATATGAGIDELPVGANAIGLAAQGVLPAAGGLSACTMLTQPRQGYLLYGVEPALDLPNGEQTLRGLRAAGQVVAFTAFASEDLLEVAQVLLPIGLLPEIDGRLVNVDGQVQTVEAAATLPGETRPGWKVLRALGAQLGLEGFAFDDLAGLGAGETPPSAVAGSGLSGRPAPVEGLVRLASWPIYRCDAVLRRAAALQAHPLTRPAEVRLNPEDAAERDIREGDPLRVADAVVLPARLDPAVPRDAVWIESGHADTASLPPYGAAITLSKA, from the coding sequence ATGAGTGCGCAACCTGTCAATCAGGCGCCACCGGACCAGGTCAATATCGAAATCAACGGTCTGGCGCTGCAAGTGCCCAAGGGCAGCATGATCATTCATGCCGCCGACAAGGCCGGCATTCCGATCCCCCGGTTCTGCTATCACCGCAAGCTGCCGATTGCCGCCAACTGCCGGATGTGTCTGGTCGAGGTGGAAATGGGTGGCCGGCCGATGCCCAAGCCGCAGCCGGCATGCGCCACGCCCGTGGGCGAGGGCATGAAGGTGTTCACCCGCACCGAGGGTGCGCTGAAGGCTCAGCGCAACGTGATGGAGTTTCTGCTGATCAACCATCCGCTGGACTGTCCGATCTGCGATCAGGGCGGCGAATGCGAACTGCAGGATATCTCGCTGGGTTACGGCCGCGGCGTATCGCGTTACGTGGAGCGCAAGCGCACCGTCGCCGACGAGAATCTCGGCCCCCTGGTGGCCACCGAGATGACGCGCTGCATCCAGTGCACCCGCTGCGTACGCTTTACCAGCGAGATCGCCGGCAGTTACGAGCTGGGTGGCATCAATCGCGGTGACAATCTGCAGATCGGCACCTATATCGGCAAGACCGTCGAAACCGAGCTGTCCGGCAATATCATCGATGTCTGCCCGGTCGGCGCCCTGACCAACAAGGTCTTCAAATTTCAGGCCCGTGCCTGGGAGCTGATCGCCAGGCCATCGATCGGCTACCACGATGCGCTGGGCTCCAATCTGTGGCTGCATACCCGTCGCGGCGCGGTGCTGCGGACGGTGCCACGCGACAACGAAAGCATCAACGAGTGCTGGCTGTCCGACCGGGATCGCTACAGTCACCAAGGCCTGCAGTCGGCGGATCGGCTGGCTCAGCCACGACTGAAACGCGATGGCTTGTGGGTCGATGTCAGCTGGGAAGAGGCGCTGAACACGGCCGCCGGGATCCTGCGCAAGGCAGGCCCGGAGCTGGGCGTGCTGGTCAATCCGGCCAGCACCTGCGAGGAAGGCGAGCTGCTGCGGCGACTGGCCACCGGTCTGGGTACGGCCCATCTGGATCATCGTCTGCGTCAGCTGGATCTGGCCGATGCCCCGCTGGCCCGCCGTTTCGCGGTGCCGGTGGCCGAGGTGCCCAAGGTCAAGGCGGCGCTGCTGGTCGGTTCCGATCTGCGCTACGAGCTGCCGCTGCTGAACCACCGCCTGCACCAGGCCTGGAAGCAGGGCGCCCGGATCTTCGCGGTCAATCCGGCGGCTTATCATTTCAATTACGATCTGGCCGGTGCGGCCGTGGTGGCGCCGCAGCATCTGGTGGATACCTTGCTGGGATTTGCGGCCGCCGCGGCGGAGCTGGGGGCCGGCGTACCGGCGCCGCTGCAGCAGGCGCTGTCCGGTGTCGAGCCCGACGAGCTGGCCCGCACCGCCGTCAAGGCACTGCAGGCAGGTCCGGCGGTGATCATTCTCGGCGAGGCGGCCGTGCTGCATCCGCAGGCCTCCTGGCTGCGGGCGCTGGCGGACTTCATCGCAACGGCCACCGGTGCCGGCATCGACGAGCTGCCGGTCGGTGCCAATGCCATTGGCCTGGCAGCCCAAGGCGTGCTGCCCGCTGCGGGCGGCCTGAGTGCCTGCACCATGTTGACCCAGCCGCGGCAGGGGTATCTGCTGTACGGCGTGGAGCCGGCGCTGGATCTGCCCAATGGCGAGCAGACCTTGCGCGGTCTGCGGGCCGCCGGCCAGGTAGTGGCCTTCACGGCCTTTGCCAGCGAGGATCTGCTGGAGGTCGCCCAGGTCCTGTTGCCGATCGGTCTGCTGCCTGAAATCGACGGTCGGCTGGTCAATGTCGACGGCCAGGTCCAGACCGTGGAAGCCGCGGCCACGCTGCCCGGCGAGACGCGGCCGGGCTGGAAGGTCTTGCGGGCACTGGGTGCCCAGCTGGGCCTGGAAGGTTTCGCCTTCGACGACCTGGCCGGGCTGGGTGCGGGCGAAACACCGCCGTCGGCTGTGGCGGGCTCGGGCCTGTCAGGAAGGCCCGCTCCCGTAGAGGGGCTGGTGCGCCTGGCGAGCTGGCCGATTTATCGTTGCGATGCGGTACTGCGGCGTGCCGCAGCACTGCAGGCCCATCCGCTGACGCGGCCGGCCGAGGTGCGTCTGAATCCCGAGGATGCCGCCGAGCGGGATATCCGTGAGGGCGATCCGCTGCGGGTGGCCGATGCCGTCGTACTGCCGGCCCGGCTGGACCCGGCGGTGCCGCGGGACGCCGTCTGGATCGAGTCCGGTCATGCCGACACCGCCAGTCTGCCGCCTTACGGTGCGGCCATCACCCTGAGCAAGGCATAG
- the nuoH gene encoding NADH-quinone oxidoreductase subunit NuoH, producing MAHVLFHDVLIPLLLILLVVVPVILAVDFYVYWERKVIGWMHVRMGPNKIGPLGLAQTFADVFKLLLKEVVAPSKSSRFLFFLAPVLAVGPAFAAWAVIPFSDGAVIANANAGVLYLLAMTSLGVYGILLAGWASNSRYPLLGAMRGAAQVISYELAMGMALVCVLLLAGSLNLTDIVHAQAGGKGLFSWFWLPLLPMFVIYFVSGVAETNRAPFDVTEGESEIVAGHMVEYSGAAFALFFLAEYTNMITVSFLCSLFFMGGWLSPVQGWIHLGGPGWISWLWNGGWPWLFIKAFFFATTIVWFRASFPRYRYDQIMRLGWKVFIPIAIVWILVTGGLKYLGWAGAA from the coding sequence ATGGCCCATGTTCTATTTCACGATGTTCTGATTCCGCTGCTGCTGATCCTGCTGGTGGTGGTACCGGTGATTCTGGCCGTCGACTTCTACGTGTACTGGGAGCGCAAGGTCATCGGCTGGATGCATGTGCGGATGGGGCCGAACAAGATCGGTCCGCTGGGTCTGGCCCAGACCTTCGCCGACGTGTTCAAGCTGCTGCTGAAGGAAGTGGTGGCGCCCTCCAAGTCCAGCCGGTTCCTGTTCTTCCTGGCGCCGGTGCTGGCGGTGGGGCCGGCTTTCGCGGCCTGGGCGGTAATACCCTTCAGCGACGGAGCGGTGATCGCCAATGCCAACGCCGGCGTGCTGTATCTGCTGGCGATGACGTCCCTGGGGGTCTACGGCATTCTGCTGGCCGGCTGGGCGTCCAATTCGCGCTATCCGCTGCTGGGCGCGATGCGTGGTGCAGCGCAGGTGATCTCCTACGAGCTGGCGATGGGCATGGCCCTGGTCTGCGTGCTGCTGCTGGCCGGCAGTCTGAATCTGACCGATATCGTCCATGCCCAGGCCGGCGGCAAGGGCTTGTTCTCCTGGTTCTGGCTGCCGCTGCTGCCGATGTTCGTGATCTATTTCGTGTCCGGCGTGGCCGAAACCAATCGCGCGCCCTTCGACGTGACCGAGGGCGAGTCGGAAATCGTCGCCGGCCACATGGTGGAGTATTCCGGGGCAGCCTTCGCGCTGTTCTTCCTCGCGGAATACACCAACATGATCACGGTCAGCTTTCTGTGCTCGCTGTTCTTCATGGGCGGCTGGCTGAGCCCGGTACAGGGCTGGATCCATCTGGGCGGGCCGGGCTGGATCAGCTGGCTGTGGAACGGTGGCTGGCCGTGGCTGTTCATCAAGGCCTTCTTCTTCGCCACCACCATCGTATGGTTCCGTGCCAGCTTTCCGCGCTACCGCTATGACCAGATCATGCGGCTGGGCTGGAAGGTCTTCATCCCCATTGCCATCGTCTGGATCCTGGTGACCGGCGGGCTGAAGTATCTGGGTTGGGCCGGCGCCGCCTGA
- the nuoI gene encoding NADH-quinone oxidoreductase subunit NuoI has translation MNRIASYFKSLLLLELLQGMGLTFRYLFKPKVTVRYPMEHIPKSNRFRGLHALRRYPNGEERCIACKLCEAVCPALAITIDSAPRASDGQRRTTRYEIDLFKCIFCGFCEESCPVDSIVESHVHEYHFEHRGENVVTKPQLLAIGDRFESQIAAARAQDAAYR, from the coding sequence ATGAATCGCATAGCCAGCTATTTCAAAAGCCTGCTCTTGCTTGAGCTGTTGCAGGGGATGGGTCTGACCTTCCGCTACCTGTTCAAGCCCAAGGTCACCGTGCGTTACCCGATGGAGCATATTCCCAAGTCCAACCGCTTCCGTGGTCTGCATGCCTTGCGCCGCTATCCCAACGGGGAAGAGCGCTGCATCGCCTGCAAACTGTGCGAGGCGGTGTGCCCGGCACTGGCCATCACCATCGATTCGGCGCCGCGCGCCTCCGATGGCCAGCGTCGCACCACCCGCTACGAGATCGACCTGTTCAAGTGCATCTTCTGCGGTTTCTGCGAGGAAAGCTGCCCGGTCGACTCCATCGTCGAGAGCCATGTACACGAATACCACTTCGAACATCGCGGTGAAAACGTGGTGACCAAGCCGCAGCTGCTGGCCATCGGCGACCGTTTCGAGTCGCAGATCGCCGCGGCTCGCGCCCAGGATGCGGCTTACCGCTGA
- a CDS encoding NADH-quinone oxidoreductase subunit J, whose translation MNMPLFQLVCFYLFAAVTVAGAVAVISVRNTIHAALFLVLTFFSSACLWMLLQAEFLALALIVVYVGAVMVMFLFVVMMLDIDQERVREGFVRYLPVGLVVALVMLAEMLGMIGVRAMHQQALGPDPAQVAGGSNIRWLGEVLFTQYLLPFEVAALILTVGVVAAVALTLRVRAGTKHESPARQVQADPAQRVRLVKMAAELPQPEPVAPAAEESAS comes from the coding sequence ATGAATATGCCATTGTTTCAGCTGGTCTGTTTCTACCTGTTCGCGGCGGTCACCGTCGCGGGTGCAGTCGCGGTGATTTCGGTCCGCAACACGATTCATGCGGCCCTGTTTCTGGTGCTGACCTTCTTCAGTTCGGCCTGCCTGTGGATGCTGCTGCAGGCCGAATTCCTGGCGCTGGCCCTGATCGTGGTCTATGTCGGCGCGGTGATGGTCATGTTCCTGTTCGTGGTGATGATGCTGGACATCGACCAGGAGCGGGTGCGCGAAGGTTTTGTCCGCTATCTGCCGGTGGGACTGGTGGTGGCGCTGGTGATGCTGGCCGAAATGCTGGGCATGATCGGGGTGCGGGCGATGCACCAGCAGGCGCTGGGGCCCGATCCGGCCCAGGTCGCCGGTGGCAGCAATATCCGCTGGCTGGGCGAGGTGCTGTTCACCCAGTATCTGCTGCCTTTCGAGGTGGCGGCTTTGATCCTGACGGTCGGCGTGGTGGCTGCCGTGGCGCTGACCCTGCGGGTCCGCGCCGGCACCAAGCATGAATCGCCTGCCCGGCAGGTGCAGGCGGATCCGGCCCAGCGGGTTCGCCTGGTCAAGATGGCCGCCGAGCTGCCGCAGCCCGAGCCGGTGGCACCCGCCGCAGAGGAGTCCGCTTCGTGA